The following coding sequences lie in one Carassius auratus strain Wakin unplaced genomic scaffold, ASM336829v1 scaf_tig00007904, whole genome shotgun sequence genomic window:
- the LOC113071718 gene encoding retinol dehydrogenase 8 yields the protein MASGGEQKVVLITGCSSGIGLRIAVLLARDELKRYHVIATMRDLRKKDRLVEAAGDTYGKTLTLLSLDVCSDDSVRQCIDSVKDRHIDILINNAGVGLLGPVESISMDDMKKVFETNFFGTVRMIKEVMPDMKKRRSGHIIVMSSVMGLQGVVFNDVYTASKFAIEGFCESMAVQLLKFNVKLSLIEPGPVHTEFETKMMEEVAKMEYPGADADTVRYFKDVYIPSSIDIFEALGQTPEDIAKCTKKVIESSRPRFRNLTNSLYTPIVAMKYADESGGLSVHTFYNLLFNFGSLMHITMSILKCLTCSCLRRRTISPD from the exons ATGGCGAGCGGCGGCGAGCAGAAGGTGGTGCTGATCACCGGCTGCTCCTCCGGGATCGGACTGCGGATCGCCGTGCTGCTGGCCAGAGACGAACTGAAGCGTTACCATG TTATTGCCACTATGAGAGACCTGAGAAAGAAGGACCGGCTGGTGGAGGCGGCGGGTGACACATACGGAAAGACCTTGACACTGCTGTCCTTGGATGTGTGCAGTGATGACTCAGTCAGGCAGTGTATTGACAGCGTAAAGGACCGCCACATCGACATTCTCA TTAATAACGCAGGCGTGGGTTTGCTGGGCCCTGTGGAGAGCATCAGCATGGATGACATGAAGAAAGTGTTTGAGACCAACTTCTTCGGAACTGTGCGCATGATAAAAGAGGTCATGCCGGACATGAAGAAGAGACGATCCGGCCACATTATCGTCATGAGCAGCGTAATGGGCCTGCAGG GTGTGGTATTCAACGACGTCTACACGGCCTCTAAGTTCGCCATAGAGGGCTTCTGTGAGAGCATGGCCGTGCAGCTGCTGAAGTTTAATGTGAA ACTATCTCTGATTGAGCCAGGCCCAGTGCATACAGAGTTTGAAACAAAGATGATGGAAGAGGTGGCCAAGATGGAGTATCCCGGAGCAGATGCGGACACGGTCAGATACTTCAAGGATGTGTACATACCTTCGTCCATCGATATCTTTGAGGCGCTGGGACAAACCCCTGAGGACATTGCTAAA TGCACCAAGAAAGTGATTGAATCCAGCCGACCCCGATTTCGCAATCTGACCAACAGCCTCTACACGCCGATTGTGGCCATGAAATACGCGGATGAGAGCGGAGGACTCTCAGTGCACACTTTCTACAACCTGCTCTTTAACTTCGGCTCACTCATGCACATCACCATGAGCATCCTCAAATGCCTGACATGCAGCTGTCTGCGCAGACGCACTATCTCTCCTGACTGA